From Alienimonas californiensis, a single genomic window includes:
- a CDS encoding GNAT family N-acetyltransferase yields MPLTLRRFRNGDPPALVRLWNAAGLGRGAVQGLTIDVFDHLVLAQQHFDPRGLIVAVETADGADADPGGNVPRRHGRTVGFALSGLLPQRPGTEECVGAVDAVLVHPDARGRGVGRRLMAAAVESLRQRGASRILAGGGPAESPFLVGLYGGSAPAGFLDSDPAARPFATACGFRERGRTVILQRPTDLRERAGFQVLAARRHAALRTAPPLESNRWWATRFGRLDTLRFELAARGRDASPGPATAGVTLVGLDLYGPAWDRRAVGLRDLATGPGGGQPHLHALILETTRRLREEAVDLLEIHADAADAAALALLSRIGFSPIDQGTRFELAED; encoded by the coding sequence GTGCCCCTCACCCTCCGCCGCTTCCGCAACGGTGATCCCCCGGCGCTGGTCCGCCTGTGGAACGCCGCCGGTCTGGGTCGCGGCGCCGTGCAGGGGCTCACGATCGACGTGTTCGATCATCTGGTCCTCGCCCAGCAGCACTTCGACCCCCGCGGGCTGATCGTCGCCGTGGAAACGGCCGACGGGGCGGACGCCGATCCGGGCGGGAACGTTCCCCGTCGGCACGGGCGGACGGTGGGGTTCGCGCTGTCCGGGCTCCTGCCGCAGCGGCCGGGGACGGAGGAGTGCGTCGGAGCCGTCGACGCCGTGCTGGTCCACCCGGACGCCCGCGGCCGGGGCGTGGGGCGCCGGTTGATGGCGGCGGCCGTCGAGTCGCTGCGGCAGCGCGGGGCGAGCCGGATCCTCGCCGGGGGCGGGCCGGCGGAGTCGCCCTTTCTGGTCGGGCTGTACGGCGGGAGCGCCCCGGCCGGGTTCCTCGACAGCGACCCGGCCGCCCGGCCGTTTGCGACGGCCTGCGGATTCCGGGAGCGGGGCCGCACCGTGATCCTGCAACGCCCGACCGACCTGCGGGAGCGGGCGGGCTTTCAGGTGCTCGCCGCCCGCCGCCACGCCGCCCTGCGGACCGCTCCGCCGCTGGAATCGAACCGCTGGTGGGCGACCCGCTTCGGCCGGTTGGACACGCTGCGGTTCGAACTCGCCGCCCGCGGCCGGGACGCCTCCCCCGGCCCCGCGACCGCGGGCGTCACGCTGGTGGGGCTGGACCTGTACGGCCCCGCCTGGGATCGTCGGGCCGTCGGCCTGCGGGATCTGGCGACCGGCCCCGGCGGCGGGCAACCGCACCTGCACGCCCTGATTCTGGAGACCACCCGCCGCCTGCGGGAGGAAGCCGTGGACCTGCTGGAGATCCACGCCGACGCCGCCGACGCCGCCGCTCTCGCCCTGCTCTCCCGCATCGGCTTCTCCCCAATCGACCAAGGCACACGGTTCGAGTTGGCCGAGGATTGA
- a CDS encoding LptF/LptG family permease, producing the protein MFTTFDRFLVRRFLHTFTVLFVTFYGLYCVIDAFTNADDFTEGDVGLSEVLTRMASYYVWQSALVFDMTGPALLVFTVMISLALMVKAGELAPMLAAGVPTYRLALPLLIGTGVVTGLVVANQELLLPAIASKLGAPRGGPVDGDNPTVQPVEDFSSGVCVFSGQLDLANRWIKQAEITLPVPGVVSELTILTADRAVYHPDATLPGYDEPVAGWALTDVNVKYENLPLAPTPPGKVPIVLPINRRNPATGEAGATSELFVRTDIDFDQIHDEAQAAQVCGTPELVRRIRNPAYSGNVRHSFTVKLHERFRQPLLNLLATLLAVPLVIRREARSLVVSLAICVVVMGCLMGLMQGGQLAGSVGLLPPDFAAWLPVIVAGTLATALAGKVLT; encoded by the coding sequence GTGTTCACGACCTTCGACCGCTTTCTGGTTCGCCGGTTCCTGCACACCTTCACGGTGCTGTTCGTGACGTTCTACGGGCTGTACTGCGTGATCGACGCGTTCACCAACGCGGACGACTTCACCGAGGGCGACGTCGGTCTGTCGGAGGTCCTGACGCGGATGGCCTCCTATTACGTCTGGCAGAGCGCGCTGGTGTTCGACATGACCGGGCCGGCGCTGCTGGTGTTCACGGTCATGATTTCCCTGGCGTTGATGGTGAAGGCCGGGGAGTTGGCCCCGATGCTGGCCGCCGGCGTGCCGACCTACCGCCTCGCGTTGCCGCTGCTGATCGGCACCGGGGTGGTCACGGGGTTGGTGGTGGCGAATCAGGAACTGCTCCTGCCGGCGATCGCTTCGAAGCTGGGGGCGCCGCGGGGCGGGCCGGTGGACGGCGACAACCCGACCGTGCAGCCGGTGGAAGACTTCTCCAGCGGCGTGTGCGTGTTCAGCGGGCAACTGGACCTGGCGAACCGCTGGATCAAGCAGGCGGAAATCACTCTGCCGGTGCCGGGGGTGGTCTCCGAACTGACGATCCTCACCGCCGACCGGGCCGTCTATCACCCGGACGCGACGCTGCCCGGCTACGACGAACCCGTCGCCGGCTGGGCCCTGACGGACGTGAACGTGAAGTACGAGAACCTCCCGCTGGCGCCCACGCCGCCCGGCAAGGTGCCGATCGTGCTGCCGATTAACCGCCGCAACCCCGCCACCGGCGAGGCCGGGGCGACCAGCGAACTGTTCGTCCGCACCGACATCGACTTCGATCAGATCCACGACGAAGCCCAGGCCGCCCAGGTGTGCGGCACGCCGGAGCTGGTCCGCCGCATCCGCAATCCCGCCTACAGCGGGAACGTGCGGCACAGCTTCACGGTGAAGCTGCACGAACGCTTCCGCCAGCCGCTGCTCAATCTGCTCGCCACGCTGTTGGCCGTCCCGCTGGTGATCCGCCGTGAGGCCCGCAGCTTGGTGGTCTCGCTGGCGATCTGCGTCGTGGTGATGGGCTGCCTGATGGGGCTGATGCAGGGCGGGCAGTTGGCCGGCTCGGTCGGCCTGCTCCCGCCCGACTTCGCCGCCTGGCTGCCCGTGATCGTCGCCGGCACCCTGGCGACCGCCCTGGCCGGCAAAGTGCTGACCTGA
- a CDS encoding S1C family serine protease, whose product MPSAAVPPSLAPAPADATRADAPRARRPWADRAVGALAGAGLFAAGVTFADLGRPGGAELGLGAANVAHAESLNVEQAKLLRDELDETPDRPLLLGGEAIARVSRLASPSVVHIESVYRDDDGGMVEETGSGVLIRHPRWADVQTGRLFVVTNRHVVAGAEAPGSGNVDLRLADGHTVRPTKIWTDQATDLAVLEIANRDLPAIHFGNSDALEIGHFVLALGSPFGLDRSVTLGIVSAKGRRRLDLGTEDLINQDFLQTDAAINPGNSGGPLIDLRGRLVGINTAIASSSGGSEGIGFSIPSNLVRRVFDELLTHGRVRRAYLGVQLDSGFDRRAIGTVGLDRLYGARVQIVKQGTPAADAGLRRNDVVLRFGTIEVQDLDHLINLVSLTPVGEQVQLTVLRERREVPMTLVLAERPDPTPRRPEPTSRR is encoded by the coding sequence ATGCCGTCCGCCGCTGTTCCCCCCTCCCTGGCGCCGGCCCCTGCAGACGCGACCCGTGCAGACGCCCCCCGCGCCCGGCGGCCCTGGGCGGACCGGGCCGTCGGCGCCCTCGCCGGCGCCGGGCTGTTCGCCGCCGGCGTCACCTTCGCCGACCTCGGTCGGCCGGGGGGCGCGGAGCTCGGCCTGGGCGCCGCGAACGTCGCCCACGCGGAGAGCCTCAACGTGGAGCAGGCCAAGCTGCTCCGCGACGAACTGGACGAGACGCCGGACCGCCCCCTGCTGCTGGGCGGCGAGGCGATCGCCCGCGTCAGCCGGCTGGCCTCCCCCAGCGTGGTGCATATCGAAAGCGTCTACCGGGACGACGACGGCGGGATGGTCGAGGAGACCGGCAGCGGCGTGCTGATCCGGCACCCCCGCTGGGCCGACGTGCAGACCGGGCGGCTGTTCGTCGTCACCAACCGCCACGTCGTCGCCGGCGCCGAGGCCCCGGGCTCCGGCAACGTGGACCTGCGGCTGGCGGACGGCCACACCGTCCGCCCCACCAAGATCTGGACGGATCAGGCCACCGACCTCGCCGTGTTGGAGATCGCCAACCGCGACCTGCCCGCGATCCACTTCGGCAACAGCGACGCGTTGGAAATCGGCCACTTCGTACTGGCCCTCGGCTCGCCGTTCGGGCTGGACCGCAGCGTCACGCTGGGCATCGTCTCCGCGAAGGGCCGCCGCCGGCTGGATCTCGGGACTGAAGACCTCATCAATCAGGACTTCCTCCAGACCGACGCCGCCATCAACCCCGGCAACAGCGGCGGCCCGCTGATCGACCTCCGCGGCCGGCTGGTGGGCATCAACACCGCGATCGCCTCCAGCAGCGGGGGGAGCGAGGGCATCGGCTTCTCCATCCCCTCGAACCTCGTCCGCCGGGTCTTCGACGAACTGCTGACGCACGGCCGGGTGCGGCGGGCCTACCTGGGCGTGCAGTTGGACAGCGGCTTCGACCGCCGCGCCATCGGCACCGTCGGCCTCGACCGGCTGTACGGCGCCCGGGTGCAGATCGTCAAACAGGGCACCCCCGCCGCCGACGCCGGCCTGCGTCGCAACGACGTGGTGCTGCGGTTCGGCACGATCGAGGTGCAGGATTTGGATCACCTGATCAATTTGGTCAGCCTCACCCCGGTCGGCGAGCAGGTCCAGTTGACGGTCCTCCGCGAACGCCGCGAGGTCCCGATGACCCTCGTCCTTGCCGAGCGCCCGGATCCGACGCCGCGGCGCCCGGAACCGACGTCACGGCGGTAG
- a CDS encoding glycoside hydrolase family 2 protein, with protein MRRLTFALAALLAAACSVPSLAAADAPPLVDVARYAFDRPADGWQKPGFDASEWQEGPGGFGTPGTDGARVGTRWTTDEIWLRKTFELKALPAKPALLLSHDEDAEIYLNGEKVAEFDGYVTEYFTVPLSQKAAGALKVGENVLAVHCRQTNGGQFIDVHLVSADAVPKLPAPAPNTEPFKTELITKWGAEVTPENAWTEYPRPQMRREQWTNLNGHWDYAIAPLKAGAPPEEYDGEILVPYPLESKLSGVQRLLSPQESLWYRRTFEAPARTSHQSGGIGGGVHSARRTLLHFEAVDYRCEAWVNGTSVGTHVGGNLPFSFDVTDALNEEGENELVLRVEDATGDYQLRGKQALQTSAIFYTRVSGIWGTVWTETVPVRSIEDLTISTDAEAGTITVAADVRFPLQFTNPLLRVRAHDGDRRVAGYIGRVGGVEMEILDAKLWTPDSPHLYDLTVELMDGQGNVVDTVYSYAGIRDVGMAAGPDGHQRFTLNGETVFHLGPLDQGWWPDGLLTPPSDEAMVWEIEWLKSAGFNMLRKHIKVEPRRYYYHCDRLGIMVWQDQVSGFPNPPWTRLAPNPKDANWPAVAHAQYMAELEAMISLLESHPSIVSWVPFNEAWGQHRTVEVGDWTKRRDPSRIVNVASGGNWWPSGDVVDYHSYPEPDFRFGQDNGRFDGYAKVIGEYGGHGLRVRGHEYDPNIRIFSYGDLPEDEAEYRRRYAGSAKRLVDLKARGIAGGVYTQTTDVEGEINGLMTYDRKVIKIPAEDLAELHRPLVEPGDD; from the coding sequence ATGCGCCGTCTGACGTTCGCCCTCGCCGCCCTGCTCGCGGCCGCCTGTTCGGTCCCGAGCCTCGCCGCGGCCGACGCCCCGCCGCTGGTGGACGTCGCCCGCTACGCCTTCGACCGCCCCGCCGACGGCTGGCAGAAGCCCGGGTTCGACGCCTCGGAGTGGCAGGAAGGCCCCGGCGGGTTCGGCACGCCGGGCACCGACGGCGCCCGCGTCGGCACCCGTTGGACCACCGACGAGATCTGGCTGCGGAAGACCTTCGAGCTGAAGGCGCTCCCCGCCAAACCGGCGCTGCTCCTCAGCCATGACGAGGACGCGGAGATCTACCTCAACGGCGAAAAGGTGGCGGAGTTCGACGGCTACGTCACGGAGTACTTCACCGTCCCGCTGTCGCAGAAGGCCGCCGGGGCGCTGAAGGTCGGCGAGAACGTGCTGGCGGTGCATTGCCGGCAGACGAACGGCGGGCAGTTCATCGACGTGCATCTCGTCTCCGCCGACGCCGTTCCGAAGCTGCCGGCCCCGGCCCCGAACACGGAGCCGTTCAAAACGGAACTCATCACGAAGTGGGGCGCCGAGGTCACCCCCGAGAACGCCTGGACCGAATACCCCCGCCCGCAGATGCGGCGGGAACAGTGGACGAACCTGAACGGCCACTGGGACTACGCGATCGCCCCGCTGAAGGCGGGCGCCCCGCCGGAGGAGTACGACGGGGAGATCCTCGTGCCGTACCCGCTGGAGTCGAAGCTCAGCGGCGTGCAACGGCTGCTCAGCCCACAGGAATCCCTCTGGTACCGCCGCACCTTCGAGGCCCCGGCTCGCACCAGCCATCAGAGCGGCGGCATCGGCGGCGGCGTGCACTCCGCCCGCCGTACGCTGCTGCACTTCGAGGCGGTCGACTACCGCTGCGAAGCCTGGGTGAACGGCACGTCCGTGGGCACGCACGTCGGCGGGAACCTGCCGTTCTCCTTCGACGTGACCGACGCCCTGAACGAAGAGGGCGAGAACGAACTGGTCCTCCGCGTGGAGGACGCCACCGGCGACTACCAACTCCGCGGCAAGCAGGCGTTGCAGACCAGCGCCATCTTCTACACCCGCGTCTCCGGCATCTGGGGGACCGTCTGGACCGAGACCGTGCCGGTCCGCTCGATCGAAGACCTTACGATCTCGACCGACGCCGAGGCCGGCACGATCACCGTCGCGGCGGACGTTCGATTCCCGCTTCAGTTCACGAACCCGCTGCTACGGGTGAGGGCTCACGACGGGGACCGGCGGGTCGCCGGATATATCGGCCGTGTGGGCGGCGTCGAGATGGAAATCCTTGACGCCAAACTTTGGACGCCTGATTCCCCGCACCTGTACGACCTAACGGTCGAATTAATGGACGGTCAGGGCAATGTGGTGGACACGGTCTACTCCTACGCCGGCATCCGCGACGTCGGCATGGCGGCCGGACCGGACGGGCACCAACGGTTCACGCTCAACGGGGAGACGGTGTTCCACCTCGGCCCGCTGGATCAGGGGTGGTGGCCGGACGGGCTGCTGACACCGCCCTCGGACGAGGCGATGGTGTGGGAGATCGAATGGCTGAAGTCGGCCGGGTTCAACATGCTCCGCAAGCACATCAAGGTGGAGCCCCGCCGGTACTACTACCACTGCGACCGGCTGGGGATCATGGTCTGGCAGGACCAGGTCAGCGGCTTCCCGAACCCGCCCTGGACCCGGCTCGCGCCGAACCCCAAGGACGCGAACTGGCCCGCCGTCGCCCATGCCCAGTACATGGCGGAACTGGAGGCGATGATTTCCCTGCTGGAGAGTCACCCCAGCATCGTCAGTTGGGTGCCTTTCAACGAGGCCTGGGGCCAGCACCGCACCGTCGAGGTCGGCGACTGGACGAAGCGCCGCGACCCCTCGCGGATCGTGAACGTCGCCAGCGGCGGGAACTGGTGGCCCTCCGGCGACGTGGTCGACTACCACAGCTACCCGGAGCCGGACTTCCGCTTCGGTCAGGACAACGGCCGGTTCGACGGCTACGCCAAGGTGATCGGCGAGTACGGCGGCCACGGCCTCCGGGTCCGCGGGCATGAGTACGACCCGAACATCCGCATCTTTTCCTACGGCGATCTGCCGGAGGACGAGGCGGAGTACCGTCGCCGCTACGCCGGCAGCGCCAAGCGGCTGGTCGACCTGAAGGCCCGCGGCATCGCCGGCGGCGTCTACACCCAAACGACCGACGTCGAGGGCGAGATCAACGGCCTGATGACCTACGACCGCAAGGTGATCAAGATCCCCGCCGAAGACCTCGCCGAACTGCACCGCCCGCTGGTCGAACCGGGCGACGACTGA
- a CDS encoding sigma-70 family RNA polymerase sigma factor produces MSYSIPELQSLTDHVAEGVPREVQLAWVRRAERLSSRLDPDAAYAARDLRRSLEASTDDTPAAAEADGEDTVTGEEALRDLRLFAENLSTSAGLSAEEVGEPVLTVDDIAKRLGVSGKTVDRWRDRGLVSRKLKLDGRRRVGFLQSTVDRFVRDHAEEIEQGRKTVTLSDADRGRIVRKARSLASSGFSPPQIAKQLSEEFGRSPDSIRTLLRDFERKNPDRPVFRVRPGDLTRAEKEEILRRRRRGWTLARLAKSFSRTKPTIKRALHELRAEEVMGDPPAYMDSPEFHTPDADAVILCEPPVKDKPHRRIRVPSGLPPYLASLYNYPLLTREDEQYWFRKMNYLKFKAATLREEIGDATPTEEQLDDLEAWTREAIDVKNFLTRSNLRLVVSIAKRHIKPGANFFEMVSDGNVSLMRAVEKFDYTKGNKFSTYATWAIMKNFARSIPQEHRQLDRFRTGKEEVFQFSKEERANPYMDELTNTRQRKVIGDILMELDDRERDILRYRYGLEQGSEPQTLEQVGNRFGVTKERIRQLEGRALKKLKKHAEGAHLEVPGLHDR; encoded by the coding sequence ATGAGCTACTCCATCCCTGAATTGCAGTCCCTGACCGACCACGTCGCCGAAGGCGTCCCCCGCGAGGTGCAACTCGCCTGGGTGCGACGCGCCGAGCGATTGTCGAGTCGGTTGGACCCCGACGCCGCCTACGCCGCCCGCGATCTCCGCCGCTCGTTGGAGGCCTCCACCGACGACACGCCGGCCGCCGCCGAGGCGGACGGCGAAGACACCGTGACCGGCGAGGAAGCCCTCCGCGATCTGCGGCTGTTCGCGGAGAATCTGTCCACCTCCGCGGGCCTCTCCGCGGAGGAGGTGGGCGAACCGGTGCTGACCGTCGACGACATCGCGAAACGGCTGGGCGTCTCCGGCAAAACGGTCGACCGCTGGCGCGACCGCGGGCTGGTCAGCCGCAAGCTGAAGCTGGACGGTCGCCGCCGGGTGGGCTTCCTGCAGAGCACCGTGGACCGGTTCGTCCGCGACCACGCCGAGGAGATCGAACAGGGCCGCAAGACCGTGACCCTGTCCGACGCGGACCGCGGGCGAATTGTCCGCAAGGCCCGCAGTCTGGCCAGCAGCGGGTTCAGCCCGCCGCAGATCGCCAAGCAGCTCTCCGAGGAGTTCGGTCGCAGCCCGGATTCGATCCGCACCCTGCTGCGGGACTTCGAACGGAAGAACCCGGATCGCCCGGTGTTCCGCGTCCGCCCCGGCGATCTGACCCGGGCCGAGAAGGAGGAGATCCTGCGCCGCCGCCGCCGCGGTTGGACGCTGGCCCGGCTGGCGAAGTCGTTCAGCCGCACCAAGCCCACCATCAAGCGGGCCTTGCATGAACTGCGGGCCGAAGAGGTGATGGGCGACCCGCCGGCCTACATGGACTCCCCGGAGTTCCATACGCCGGACGCGGACGCGGTGATCCTCTGCGAGCCGCCGGTGAAGGACAAACCGCACCGCCGCATCCGCGTGCCCAGCGGTCTGCCCCCCTATCTGGCGAGCCTCTACAACTACCCGCTGCTGACCCGCGAGGACGAGCAGTACTGGTTCCGCAAGATGAACTACCTGAAGTTCAAGGCGGCCACGCTGCGGGAAGAGATCGGCGACGCCACGCCCACCGAGGAGCAGCTCGACGACCTCGAGGCCTGGACCCGCGAGGCGATCGACGTCAAGAACTTCCTCACCCGCAGCAACCTGCGGCTGGTCGTCTCCATCGCCAAACGTCACATCAAGCCGGGGGCCAACTTCTTCGAGATGGTCTCCGACGGCAACGTCAGCCTGATGCGGGCGGTCGAGAAGTTCGACTACACCAAGGGCAACAAGTTCAGCACGTACGCCACCTGGGCGATCATGAAGAACTTCGCCCGCAGCATCCCGCAGGAGCACCGCCAGCTGGACCGGTTCCGCACCGGCAAGGAGGAGGTCTTCCAGTTCTCCAAGGAGGAACGGGCCAACCCCTACATGGATGAGCTCACGAACACCCGGCAGCGGAAGGTCATCGGCGACATCCTGATGGAGCTGGACGACCGGGAGCGGGACATCCTCCGCTACCGCTACGGGCTGGAGCAGGGCAGCGAACCTCAGACCCTGGAGCAGGTCGGCAACCGCTTCGGCGTGACGAAGGAGCGCATCCGGCAGCTCGAGGGCCGCGCCCTGAAAAAGTTGAAGAAGCACGCCGAGGGGGCCCACCTGGAAGTGCCGGGCCTGCACGACCGGTAA
- the tuf gene encoding elongation factor Tu — translation MAKANFERTKPHVNVGTIGHIDHGKSTLTAAIVNVQATKGLAKAIPYADITKGGTVRDASKTVTIAVSHVEYESPERHYAHIDCPGHADYVKNMITGAAQMDGAILVVAADAGPMPQTREHILLAKQVNVPKIVVFLNKVDLVDDEELLDLVEMEVRELLDKYDFPGDDIPLVKGNAKAALETPGDAGANACIGELVEALDSYIEEPAREMDKPFMMAIEDVFSIEGRGTVVTGRIESGVVKVGEKVEIVGLKDTQTTTVTGVEAFNKTMDQGIAGDNVGVLLRGIAKDAVQRGQVLAAPKTINPHTKFEAEVYVLSKDEGGRKTPFFSGYKPQFYFRTTDVTGGVNLLGGAEMCMPGDNVNLEVEMEKPVAIHNGSRFAIREGGKTVGSGIVTKIVA, via the coding sequence ATGGCCAAGGCCAACTTCGAGCGCACCAAGCCGCACGTAAACGTCGGCACGATCGGTCACATTGACCACGGCAAGTCGACGCTGACCGCTGCGATCGTCAACGTGCAGGCGACCAAGGGCCTCGCGAAGGCGATTCCCTACGCTGACATCACCAAGGGCGGCACCGTCCGCGACGCCTCCAAGACGGTGACGATCGCCGTCTCCCACGTGGAGTACGAGTCCCCGGAGCGCCACTACGCCCACATCGACTGCCCGGGCCACGCGGACTACGTCAAGAACATGATCACCGGGGCGGCCCAGATGGACGGGGCCATCCTCGTCGTCGCCGCCGACGCCGGTCCGATGCCGCAGACCCGCGAGCACATCCTGCTCGCCAAGCAGGTCAACGTGCCGAAGATCGTGGTCTTCCTCAACAAGGTCGACCTGGTCGACGACGAGGAGCTGCTCGATTTGGTCGAGATGGAAGTCCGCGAGCTGCTGGACAAGTACGACTTCCCCGGCGACGACATCCCGCTGGTCAAGGGCAACGCCAAAGCCGCCCTGGAGACCCCGGGCGACGCCGGCGCCAACGCCTGCATCGGCGAGCTGGTCGAGGCCCTCGACAGCTACATCGAGGAGCCGGCCCGTGAGATGGACAAGCCGTTCATGATGGCCATCGAGGACGTGTTCTCGATCGAAGGCCGCGGTACGGTCGTCACCGGCCGGATCGAGTCCGGCGTCGTCAAGGTCGGCGAGAAGGTCGAGATCGTCGGTTTGAAGGACACCCAGACCACGACCGTCACCGGCGTGGAAGCCTTCAATAAGACGATGGATCAGGGCATCGCCGGCGACAACGTCGGCGTGCTGCTCCGCGGCATCGCTAAGGACGCCGTCCAGCGCGGCCAGGTCCTCGCCGCCCCGAAGACCATCAACCCGCACACCAAGTTCGAGGCTGAGGTCTACGTCCTCAGCAAGGACGAAGGCGGCCGGAAGACCCCGTTCTTCTCCGGCTACAAGCCCCAGTTCTACTTCCGGACCACCGACGTGACCGGCGGCGTGAACCTGCTCGGCGGCGCCGAGATGTGCATGCCCGGCGACAACGTCAACCTCGAAGTCGAGATGGAGAAGCCGGTCGCCATTCACAACGGCTCCCGCTTCGCCATTCGCGAGGGTGGCAAGACCGTCGGTTCCGGCATCGTGACCAAGATCGTGGCGTAG
- the rpmG gene encoding 50S ribosomal protein L33: protein MAREYVWLKCTESGERNYRVSKEMRGTDRLELLKYCPKLRKHTIHKEDRKK, encoded by the coding sequence ATGGCCCGCGAATACGTCTGGCTGAAGTGCACCGAATCCGGCGAGCGGAACTACCGCGTCTCCAAGGAGATGCGCGGCACCGACCGGCTTGAGCTGCTGAAGTACTGTCCGAAGCTGCGCAAGCACACGATTCACAAAGAAGACCGCAAGAAGTAG
- the secE gene encoding preprotein translocase subunit SecE has protein sequence MSRQQASGSIWSELLAAGLYKRNQGRIVRQATAAAVGLVVFIGCYVLAQGRLAEYDEPIRYGVPAVLLAAGCWFAFRLVNYPRFADFLISVEAEMAKVSWPTWPEVLRASLVVIAIMFLLAGVLFFYDMVWGWLFEALGVLRLQNAAPVE, from the coding sequence ATGTCCCGGCAACAGGCGTCCGGCTCCATTTGGTCCGAACTGCTCGCAGCCGGTCTGTACAAGCGGAACCAGGGCCGCATCGTGCGGCAGGCGACCGCCGCGGCGGTCGGGCTGGTCGTGTTCATCGGCTGCTACGTGCTCGCCCAGGGTCGGCTCGCCGAGTATGACGAGCCGATTCGGTACGGCGTCCCCGCGGTGCTGCTGGCCGCCGGCTGCTGGTTCGCGTTCCGGCTGGTCAACTACCCGCGGTTCGCGGACTTCCTGATCTCCGTCGAGGCGGAGATGGCGAAGGTCTCCTGGCCGACGTGGCCCGAGGTGCTGCGGGCGAGCCTGGTGGTGATCGCGATCATGTTCCTGCTCGCCGGGGTGCTGTTCTTCTACGACATGGTCTGGGGTTGGCTGTTCGAGGCGCTGGGCGTGCTGCGTTTGCAGAACGCCGCCCCCGTCGAGTGA
- the nusG gene encoding transcription termination/antitermination protein NusG → MTDPAASADLDDATSAQDAAVDDAVTDSGAADASSEDAPREGGETPEEAPKRKFPAPEEQSTVDELGYEWFVLKVTSNREKTVKKTLEKRIRREGLEEDFGEIVIPTQKVVDPKGGKKRVIEQKLFPGYMMIQMKLNDDSWYLVRDTTGVGGFTGSSGSFTSADDRPAAMRADEVDRMLGKVEEAADEEAEPAKVQIDLPIGETVKIKEGPFETFEGTVEAIDELHGKVTVLIEIFGSPRPTEFEYWQVEKV, encoded by the coding sequence ATGACCGACCCCGCTGCGTCCGCCGACCTTGACGACGCGACGTCCGCCCAGGACGCCGCGGTCGACGACGCCGTCACCGACTCCGGCGCGGCGGACGCCTCCTCCGAGGACGCCCCGCGGGAAGGGGGCGAGACGCCCGAAGAGGCCCCGAAGCGGAAGTTCCCCGCCCCGGAGGAGCAGTCCACCGTCGACGAGCTCGGCTACGAGTGGTTCGTGCTGAAGGTCACCTCGAACCGCGAGAAGACCGTCAAGAAGACGCTGGAGAAGCGGATTCGCCGCGAAGGTCTGGAAGAGGACTTCGGCGAGATCGTCATCCCCACCCAGAAGGTCGTGGACCCCAAGGGCGGTAAGAAGCGGGTGATCGAGCAGAAGCTCTTTCCCGGCTACATGATGATCCAGATGAAGTTGAACGACGACAGCTGGTACCTCGTCCGTGACACCACCGGCGTCGGCGGCTTCACGGGCTCCAGCGGTTCGTTCACCAGCGCTGACGACCGCCCCGCCGCGATGCGGGCGGACGAGGTCGACCGCATGCTCGGCAAGGTCGAGGAAGCGGCGGACGAGGAGGCCGAACCGGCGAAGGTCCAGATCGACCTGCCGATCGGCGAGACGGTCAAGATCAAGGAGGGCCCCTTCGAAACCTTCGAGGGCACCGTCGAGGCGATCGACGAGTTGCACGGCAAGGTGACGGTGCTGATCGAGATCTTCGGCAGCCCCCGGCCGACCGAGTTCGAGTACTGGCAGGTCGAAAAGGTTTAA
- the rplK gene encoding 50S ribosomal protein L11 — MAKKQLVTTIKVQVKGGQATPAPPVGTALGPHGVNIGQFVQQFNEQTRDMAGTTVPVVISVYNDRTFEFVVKSPPAPVLLKQAAGVAKGAGNPLKNKVGSVTDAQVEEIAKTKMEDLNAGSLEQAKKTIAGTARSMGITVVG; from the coding sequence ATGGCTAAAAAGCAACTCGTCACCACCATCAAGGTCCAGGTCAAGGGTGGGCAGGCCACGCCGGCGCCGCCGGTCGGCACCGCCCTGGGTCCGCACGGCGTGAACATCGGGCAGTTCGTCCAGCAGTTCAACGAGCAGACCCGCGACATGGCCGGCACCACGGTGCCGGTGGTCATCTCCGTCTACAACGATCGGACCTTCGAGTTCGTCGTCAAGAGCCCGCCGGCCCCGGTGTTGCTCAAGCAGGCCGCGGGCGTCGCCAAGGGCGCCGGCAACCCGCTGAAGAACAAGGTCGGCTCCGTCACCGACGCGCAGGTGGAGGAGATCGCCAAGACCAAGATGGAAGACCTCAACGCCGGCTCGCTGGAGCAGGCCAAGAAGACGATCGCCGGCACCGCCCGCAGCATGGGGATCACCGTCGTCGGCTGA